A DNA window from Myxococcales bacterium contains the following coding sequences:
- a CDS encoding caspase family protein — protein sequence MNCSIAWRQKICAAGLALLIFFAAWPAVRAAVAAEPAAGDQAFRRFIFVVGANNGGKNRIRLKFATSDAGAVSKLMQELGGVAPADAYVLTDPSRNGLETGFRQLQSILREAKRSGQRIEVIVYYSGHSDERGLLLNGEHFSYSEMRQAIDGLSADVRVAILDSCASGALTREKGGTRRSAFLVDSSTAVRGHAFLTSSSADEAAQESDRVGGSFFTHYLISGLRGAADDNRDGRVSINEAYHYAFHETLARTESTRAGPQHPSYDFQLAGAGDLVLTDLNEISALLELPAEMNGRFFIRDSQGRLVAEVNKRPGQPMSIGLEPGEYRVTAQQKASWLSGAVRLEKGKKTVLAL from the coding sequence ATGAATTGTTCCATTGCCTGGCGGCAAAAAATATGCGCGGCCGGTCTGGCGTTGCTGATCTTTTTCGCGGCGTGGCCGGCGGTTCGCGCCGCCGTCGCCGCCGAGCCGGCGGCCGGCGATCAGGCCTTCCGGCGCTTTATTTTCGTCGTGGGCGCCAATAACGGCGGCAAGAATCGCATCCGGCTCAAGTTCGCGACGAGCGACGCCGGCGCGGTATCGAAACTCATGCAGGAACTGGGCGGCGTCGCGCCGGCCGACGCCTACGTCCTGACCGATCCGAGCCGCAACGGCCTGGAGACCGGGTTCCGCCAATTGCAAAGCATCCTGCGCGAGGCCAAACGGTCCGGCCAGCGGATCGAAGTGATCGTCTATTATTCCGGCCACTCCGACGAGCGCGGACTGTTGCTCAACGGCGAGCACTTCTCCTACAGCGAGATGCGCCAGGCGATCGACGGGCTTTCGGCCGACGTGCGCGTCGCCATTCTCGATTCCTGCGCTTCCGGCGCGCTGACCCGCGAAAAGGGCGGTACGCGGCGTTCGGCGTTTCTGGTCGACTCGTCGACCGCCGTGCGCGGCCACGCTTTTCTGACTTCCTCGTCGGCCGACGAAGCGGCGCAGGAGTCGGATCGCGTCGGCGGTTCCTTCTTCACGCACTACCTGATTTCCGGCCTGCGCGGCGCGGCCGACGACAACCGCGACGGGCGGGTGAGCATCAACGAGGCCTACCACTACGCCTTCCACGAAACGCTGGCCCGCACCGAATCGACCCGCGCCGGTCCGCAGCACCCGAGTTACGATTTTCAATTGGCCGGCGCCGGCGACCTGGTGCTGACCGATCTGAACGAAATCTCCGCCCTGCTGGAACTGCCCGCCGAAATGAACGGGCGCTTCTTCATCCGCGATTCCCAGGGCCGCCTGGTCGCCGAGGTGAACAAACGGCCGGGCCAGCCGATGAGCATCGGCCTGGAACCGGGCGAATACCGCGTCACCGCGCAGCAAAAAGCGAGTTGGCTCAGCGGTGCGGTCCGGTTGGAAAAGGGAAAGAAAACCGTGCTGGCGCTCG
- a CDS encoding DUF4384 domain-containing protein, which produces MSEKRKIPDLLLEQAALSELPTRQAEEIRARIAADADAQARLAALPASDREILEQYPPRLLAAAIRRQAAASRSPRRAMARFLSPAMAALSAVALLVVGGFLLWPFLHGALPDSNEIAGGMERVKGDSRLFVHLKTDDEVRELRDGDVVRAGDLLQISYLAGDAAYGAIVSVDGGGNVTLHFPADPSASTRLDDGGVHSLPFAYELDRAPLFERFFFITAKTEIDVPRLLDVLRAASRDPKAGLSLAPGLTVTGLTLRKPTRNP; this is translated from the coding sequence ATGAGCGAAAAGCGCAAAATCCCCGATCTGCTGCTCGAACAGGCCGCCTTGTCCGAGTTGCCGACGCGCCAGGCCGAGGAGATCCGCGCCCGGATCGCCGCCGATGCCGACGCCCAGGCGCGGCTGGCCGCCCTGCCGGCGTCCGACCGGGAAATCCTCGAACAGTACCCGCCGCGGTTGCTCGCCGCCGCCATTCGGCGTCAGGCCGCCGCGTCGCGGTCGCCCCGTCGCGCCATGGCGCGATTCCTCTCGCCGGCCATGGCCGCGCTGAGCGCCGTCGCGCTGCTGGTGGTCGGCGGTTTCCTTCTCTGGCCCTTCTTGCACGGCGCTCTGCCAGACTCCAATGAAATCGCCGGCGGCATGGAACGGGTCAAGGGTGACAGCCGGCTGTTCGTTCACTTGAAAACCGATGACGAAGTGCGCGAGCTGCGCGACGGCGACGTGGTCCGGGCCGGCGACCTGTTGCAAATCAGCTATCTGGCCGGCGACGCCGCTTACGGCGCGATCGTCTCGGTGGACGGCGGCGGCAACGTGACGCTTCATTTCCCGGCCGATCCGTCCGCCTCGACCCGGTTGGATGACGGCGGCGTTCATTCCCTGCCGTTCGCCTACGAATTGGACCGGGCGCCGCTGTTCGAGCGCTTCTTTTTCATCACCGCCAAAACGGAAATCGACGTGCCGCGGCTGCTGGACGTGCTGCGTGCGGCCTCCCGCGATCCGAAAGCGGGACTTTCCCTGGCCCCGGGTCTGACGGTGACCGGGCTGACCCTTCGCAAGCCGACGAGGAACCCTTGA
- a CDS encoding sigma-70 family RNA polymerase sigma factor, with the protein MGIDIEELYRRYGPMVLRRCRKLLRDEELARDAMQDTFVRLLRHRDDLNDLAPSSLLYTTATRVCLNKIRAAGRRPEETIDDQLLWRIAQTAEAESSLQARNVLGKLFGREKATTQTIAVLHLLDGLTLEEVAAQVGLSVSGVRKRLRTLRGRLVELEGVA; encoded by the coding sequence GTGGGAATCGACATCGAAGAACTTTACCGGAGATACGGCCCCATGGTGCTGCGCCGATGTCGAAAATTGCTGCGCGACGAGGAACTGGCGCGGGACGCGATGCAGGACACCTTCGTCCGCCTGTTGCGTCACCGGGACGACTTGAACGACCTGGCGCCCTCCAGCCTGCTGTATACCACCGCCACCCGCGTCTGCCTGAACAAGATCCGCGCGGCCGGCCGCCGGCCGGAAGAAACGATCGACGACCAATTGCTGTGGCGCATCGCCCAAACGGCCGAGGCCGAATCCTCCCTCCAGGCCCGCAACGTCCTGGGCAAATTGTTCGGCCGCGAAAAAGCCACCACGCAAACCATCGCCGTGCTGCATCTGCTGGACGGACTGACCCTGGAAGAAGTGGCGGCCCAGGTCGGGCTCTCCGTGTCCGGCGTGCGCAAACGGCTGCGGACGCTGCGCGGCCGGCTGGTGGAACTCGAGGGGGTTGCGTGA